In Liolophura sinensis isolate JHLJ2023 chromosome 2, CUHK_Ljap_v2, whole genome shotgun sequence, a genomic segment contains:
- the LOC135463050 gene encoding cytochrome P450 2U1-like, translated as MIDFLLRHQEELRVETGSSWLDDDSIKAIIQEMVGAGSITTRGALYSFFLIIVHKPEVARRIQDEIEAVVGSCRFPCLEDRPNMPYTVAVVFELLRYISHVPIGVPRVTTTDVTFRGYIIPEKTKVMANIWLIHHDDKIWDDPWEFKPQRFLNEEGNLLSADHPNRKNLLPFGIGRRSCVGEAFAKSRMFLFITTLLQRFHFTRDPTKPLPSCDPRTYTGGLVFSPYPYYVTVTKRE; from the exons ATGATTGATTTCCTCCTCCGCCACCAGGAGGAGTTGAGGGTCGAGACCGGAAGTAGCTGGCTGGATGATGATTCCATTAAAGCAATTATTCAGGAGATGGTTGGCGCAG GCTCAATTACCACTAGAGGCGCCCTCTATTCCTTCTTCCTCATCATCGTGCACAAACCGGAAGTAGCCAGACGAATACAGGATGAAATCGAGGCTGTTGTTGGCTCGTGTCGCTTTCCATGCCTAGAAGACCGACCTAACATGCCGTACACAGTGGCCGTCGTCTTTGAACTCCTGCGGTATATTTCTCACGTGCCTATTGGTGTTCCGCGCGTGACGACTACCGACGTCACGTTCCGAGGATACATCATACCAGAAAAAACCAAA GTTATGGCCAATATATGGCTTATTCATCACGACGACAAGATATGGGACGACCCCTGGGAGTTCAAACCCCAGAGATTCCTGAACGAAGAGGGTAACCTGCTTTCGGCTGATCATCCTAACAGGAAAAA CTTATTACCATTCGGCATAGGGCGAAGATCGTGTGTGGGAGAAGCCTTCGCTAAGTCCCGTATGTTCCTCTTCATCACAACCTTACTCCAGAGATTCCACTTCACGCGAGATCCCACGAAACCTCTACCGTCATGTGACCCTAGGACATACACAGGCGGTCTGGTTTTCTCACCATATCCTTACTATGTCACAGTTACCAAACGAgaataa
- the LOC135463051 gene encoding cytochrome P450 1A2-like, which produces MAAIQNEVQTVVGESRFPKLEDSSQMPYTNAAILELLRYISHVPVGLPHRTTADVTFHGYAIPKHTMVMYNAWCFHHDSHNWDDPWEFKPQRFLDTDGHLVSADHPLRKNMMPFGLGRRSCPGEAFAKSRMFLYITTLLQRFHFTRDPTRPPRSCDPRTYRSGLVMSPYEYWVKITPRS; this is translated from the exons ATGGCAGCCATTCAGAACGAAGTTCAAACTGTGGTAGGCGAGAGTCGCTTTCCAAAACTAGAGGACAGTTCCCAAATGCCGTACACCAATGCCGCTATATTAGAATTGCTGAGGTATATCTCGCACGTCCCGGTCGGACTTCCGCACCGGACGACAGCCGACGTCACTTTCCACGGTTACGCCATACCAAAACACACAATG GTAATGTACAACGCGTGGTGTTTTCACCACGACAGCCACAATTGGGACGATCCCTGGGAGTTCAAACCTCAGAGATTTCTAGACACGGACGGACATTTGGTTTCTGCTGATCATCCTTTGAGGAAAAA CATGATGCCTTTTGGATTAGGACGGCGATCATGCCCAGGAGAAGCTTTCGCCAAGTCCCGGATGTTTCTCTACATCACAACCTTACTCCAGAGGTTCCACTTTACGCGAGATCCAACGAGACCTCCACGATCATGTGACCCCAGGACTTATAGATCGGGTCTTGTCATGTCTCCGTACGAGTACTGGGTTAAAATTACACCTAGGAGCTGA
- the LOC135463052 gene encoding cytochrome P450 2H2-like, whose translation MELITWVALCLLLLLSITFLINRGSSRHRLPPGPQGLPLIGCPWAVLSEFHVLCTSMAETWGEVVSINIMGKTIVALNSASVVREAFNSQAFAETFAGREPMPIYNKHVSEMTSFLQPGPVWYKLRKIVHKTLNHYGEGLHESERTIQEELTHVIEMLEEVGKSVNMDEVLYPSLINIMTILLKGRRYDYDSRVLENARFLDEVGVQVSSPANNFFLQLFPFLTKLNIGPGRLLQMELRAERQFLTDYYEESKATYSREVTRGMIDVLLRHQEEDGSSWMTDDNIKAQIQEMITAGKYAHY comes from the exons ATGGAGCTAATAACGTGGGTGGCGTTGTGTCTGCTTCTGTTACTCTCGATAACATTCCTGATTAACAGAGGTTCTTCTCGCCATCGGCTACCCCCGGGACCCCAGGGTTTACCCCTCATTGGCTGCCCGTGGGCGGTGCTCAGCGAGTTCCATGTCCTCTGCACCAGTATGGCCGAGACCTGGGGTGAAGTGGTTAGCATTAACATCATGGGGAAGACGATCGTCGCTCTTAACTCCGCCAGTGTCGTCAGAGAAGCATTCAATTCTCAGGCCTTTGCAGAGACATTTGCTGGTCGAGAGCCGATGCCCATCTATAACAAGCACGTTTCAGAGATGACTAGTTTCTTGCAGCCTGGTCCTGTCTGGTATAAGCTTCGGAAGATAGTCCACAAAACATTAAACCATTACGGAGAGGGTCTGCATGAGAGTGAGAGGACGATCCAAGAGGAGTTAACTCATGTGATAGAAATGTTGGAGGAAGTCGGAAAGTCGGTGAACATGGACGAAGTTCTCTACCCTTCTCTGATTAATATCATGACAATACTG TTGAAAGGCAGACGCTACGACTACGATTCGCGTGTTCTGGAAAACGCCCGCTTTCTGGATGAGGTCGGCGTTCAGGTTTCTTCACCCGCCAATAACTTCTTCCTCCAACTCTTTCCATTCCTCACAAAACTGAACATTGGCCCGGGCAGACTTTTGCAGATGGAACTGAGGGCAGAACGACAGTTTCTAACTGACTATTATGAAGAGTCCAAG GCCACGTACAGTCGTGAAGTCACCAGAGGTATGATCGATGTCCTTCTCCGTCACCAGGAAGAAGACGGAAGTAGTTGGATGACCGACGACAACATCAAGGCACAAATACAGGAAATGATTACAGCTGGTAAATATGCTCATTACTGA